The region CTTTCACTTCGCCGGCGCGCTTCCCGGTGTCGAGGATCGCGGCAAGAAGCGTTTCCATTCGCTCCGGCCCGATGCGCTTTCGCCACTTCACCAGCGACGTCGGATGCAGCGGCAGCTCGTGCTGGAAGTACTCGAACCCGCAGAAGGCTTGCCAGTACGCGTTCTCGACCCACTTAGCGCACATCGATTCGTCGGACTCGTTGAAGGTGTGCTTGAGGAAATGCAGCCCGACCATCAGGCGCGTCGACAGACCGGGGCGACCGTGCGCCGTGTCGTACAGCGGGCCGAACTCCCGGTCGAAAATCGACCAGTCGATCGCCTTGCCGAGCAGAATCAGCTCGTGCCGCTGGTTCAGAATCTGGTTGAAATGACTGCGGTAGAGGTCGAAATCCGAGAGCGGCGGGGTTTCCTTAGGCGCCAGCTGTCACCGGTTTTGGGGGTTGTTATGCCCGATTCCCGGTGAAAAGAACTAGCACAAAATCGACCATTTATCCAGCGTTTTCAATCAGTTAAGGCGATTTTCAGGGGCGACTGGTAGGTCTTCCCATCCTGCACACTACGTTTGGCTCGTACGAATATGGCCCGAGAATCAATAAGAACCATGCCTTTGTCAACGGATAATCCACCATCAATTACATTTCTTTACCACTACATTTTCGTCAATACTCCAAAAACCGGCGGGGAACCCTTTGATGTCATTCGATTCGCAAAATCAAAGCCGCCGACAAGTGTCGAAAAAGAGTCAGATCGGCGAAGAACCAGTTTTTTTCACTCGACCGTAGGCGTATGTAAGTAAAATGCTCTAGCGATTTTGCGCTCGTGCGTTTCGCGGAAGTCGTGCGAAAACGATTTTTGTCACCCCTGCTGCCGTGCACTTCGTTACTCACAAAACGCTCCGCCACGTTCAACCTCGTCAGGAACGCTGTCACGGGCCGGTGTCGATCGTTCTGTCGCCTCTTCGTCTTGGTCGTCGTGGTGGTCGACGCCGGAGCGTAGTACACGCTGAAAGCCACGTCCTCTAACCGGTTGCCGATGTGACCCGCGCCATCGTATCCAATGATGTCCACGCGGCCATCGTACCAGTCTTCGCCCACGCCGAACATCCATTCCTCGAGAATCAGCGGAACACGCACCGGTCCGAACGGGAATCACAGTCCGTGAGAAGGTCGCCGGGGGCGACGAGTTCATCCCGGTCCATGGTTGTGCGAAACAGGAAGAACGGCACGTCGACGTGCTTGACGTACGCACCGAGCAGATCGCTCTCCGGATCGCAGACGTAGAACTCGAGCCGGCTACAGACTTCGACCTCGCAAACTGGCGTCCAGTCGATTTCGACGGGGTTGAATGACCCGTTCGACACCGTGGGCGGCGTTCCGGCGATCGTGGTCGTGGTCGTGGTCGTGGTCGTTGATGTTGTGGGAGCCGCCGCGGTCGTCGCGAGACGAACATCGCGAATGGCGAGAATCCTCTCAACGCAGAGCCCTCCCACATTCACCGGCGGTATCGACACATCATTTGCGGATACGCCTGTCCGGGCACCGCGTCAACGACAATCTCACGGCGGTTGAAAGCGATCGCATTTCGACATCCGGATCGTGGTCGATCGGGGTGTTCCGCGTCACCATGGGCGCGGTTCGTCGCCAGGAATTGATCCCGCCTATCCGGCAAACGCAAGCGTCTGGGCTTCGCACGCGAGCCGTCGACCGAAAATGCGTGCCCCGAAGGCCCGCGAATGTTTACCGGGGCTCCGAACGCACCTTGGGGTGCGAACGGAAAAAGTCCCAAAGCATCTGGCTCGCGGCGAATGATTCCGTCTTGTCCCCGTCTTCCGGACAGTCGTTGTAGTAGATCGATTCGCCGTTTCCCGGCCACTGGTGGCCGCCGCCCGCCACCGTGCACAGGCCGAGGTCCACGCCCGGCGGGCAATCGGCGCGCAACGTGCACTCGGTGTCGCTTGTGCTCTGCCACGGCTCGGAAGACCCCGTGCAGCCCAAACGCTCGGCCCAGGCGGATTGCGTGTTCGGCACCGACGGAAAATCGATCTGAAAGATTCCGCAGCCGAGCCCGCCGTTGTACGGTACGATCAGGTCCTCGGAGCCGTGAATTTGCAGGACGGAGACCGGCGAAGTCGGCGTACAGTCGAGCTCGGTGTCCGTTCCCGCCACCAGCCCCACCGAGGCGAATTCGTCCGACATCTCGCACGCCAGACGCAGCGTGAAGATGCCGCCGTTCGACATGCCCGCCGCGTGTACCCGGTCATGATCGACGCACAGTTGGTCGTCGATCAGGTCCATCAGATTCCGAACAAACGTCACGTCGTCGAGATCCACCTCCATCGCCGTCCCGCAGCACACCCCCGCGTTCCACGTGTGAATCCGGCCCTTCCCCTCGGGCCAGACCACGACAAAGCCTTCGCGCTCGGCGACGTCGTTCATGAAGCTCAGCTTGTTCTGAATCTTGACGGGGTCCGACACGACGCCGTGAAACATCATGACCATGGGCGTTGGCGTGCCCGGCCGGTACGAGGTCGGGACGTAAACTCGAAAACCGCGCCGGCCGCCGGCTTCTTCGCCCGCGAGCATCGAGCCGCGAATCGACGCGCCGGGTCTGTACGGCGATTCGGCATGCCGGCAGCCCAACGCCTCGCGATACGCGGGAGCCGAGGAGTCGGGTTCGATGGAAATCTCGCTCACGTCGGCATCGTCGTGTGCGTCGTCTCTTTCCCGCGCGCACGATACCAGCGTCCCCGCGACCAGCACGATCACGACGGCGATGCCGACAAATGAATTTCCGCTGAAGCGACGAACGTTCATCATGATGCGGTCACAAGTCTATCACATTCCGCGGGCGGGTGTTCGTTATTGCTCGATGGACGCGGCGGTCTCGTCGTGGCCCTTGTCCCGCGCGAGTTGCGCCGCGCCTTTCCCGTCGGACGTGGCGATGTCGCGCGCCGCGCCGGCCTCGACCAGTACGCGCGCGTTCTCGGCTCGTCCTGCCGCGGCCGCGTAATGCAGCGCCGTCCAGCCCGACGCGTTTTGCGCATTCAGATCCGCGCCCTTGCCCGCCAGCAGCTTCAGCATTTCCACGTCCGCGCCGAATGCCGTCATCATGAGCGGCGTGCGTCCGTTCCAGTCGCGCTCGTTGACGTCCGCTCCGGACGCGAGGTGGCGCAAAACGGCATCGCGTTCGCCCGCCGCGCACGCGGCGTGGAGATCCTCCGCCCGGCGTCGGCGATCGGCGGCGGCCTTTTCGGCGGCGACCTGCGCCTCGCGGGAGCGGGCTTCTTCCCGCTCTTCCCGGCGAAGCCGTTCGTTTTCCAGGCGGCGCGCCTCGCGTTCCTTTTCCATCTTCGGCGCGCAGTCCGGGCACACCCACATCATGCCGAATGCGACGAGCGGCACGCGCACGCGCGCCCCGCAGTTGTGGCACTTGTTCCCGAGGATCGCGTCGAACAGCCCCATGCCTTCTCCCGGCGAGTTAAAATCGCGTCAGTTCGCGGAACAGTTCAAAACGCTCCTCGATGTCGGCGCGTGTCAGGCGCACGAGGGGGCCCACGGAGAAGTCCTCGCAGGCGAAGCTCGCGACGGTGGAGCCGTACACCGCCGCCGTTCGCATCGCGTCCATCGTCGCCTCGCCGCGCGACGCGAGATAGCCGAGGAATGCCCCGCCGAAGCTGTCGCCCGCGCCCGTGGGATCGACGACGGTTTCGAGCGGGTAGGCGGGAACGGCGAACATGCCCGCCTCGTGGAACACGATGACGCCGTATTCTCCGCGCTTGATGCACACGGAGCGCGGGCCCATCTCGCGGATGCGCCGCGCGGCCGTCATCACGTTCGACGCACCCGACAGCAGTTTCGCTTCGCCGTCGTTGACGAGCAGCACATCCACCCGCGCCAGCGTGCGCCGCAGCCCGGGCAGGGCGCTCGTGATCCAGTAGTTCATCGTGTCCATGGCGACGATTCGCGGCGAGATCATCTGGTCGAGCACGGCCCCTTGTAGCTTCGGGTCGATGTTGGCGAGGAATACGAAGGGCGATCCGCGGTGCGCCTCGGACAGTTTCGGCGCAAAATCGGCGAAGACGCCGAGTCGCGTGTCGAGGGTATGCGCCGTGTTCATATCGTCGTGGTATTCGCCGGTCCAATGAAAGGTCGGCCCCGGCGCGCGCGAGAGTCCCGACAGGTCGATGCCTTTTCCGGCGAGCAGTGCCTCGTCGGCGGAATCGAAGTCGTCGCCGACAACCGCCACCACGCGCACGGGGGTGAAGAACGACGCGGCGAGCGAAAAGTAACTCGCCGATCCGCCCAGCACGCGTTCACGCCGTCCATACGGCGTGGCGAGCGTGTCGTACGCCACCGATCCCACGACCACGATACTCATTGCGTCTCCCTCATCGCCGATGAAGATCACGTAGCCATATGCGCCGCGCGCCTTCCGCGCTCACGTGCGTGAGGCATTTTGTTCGAATCGGCCGAACGGTCAACGTGGGAGCGATCACGCGGCGGTCAGGGCCTTCGCGCGAGGGGAAGGCGGATCGTGAACGTGGCGCCGCGACCGGTTTCGCCGCGCGCGTCGATCGTGCCGCCGTGGTCCTCCACGATCTGGCGCGAGATCGAC is a window of Deltaproteobacteria bacterium DNA encoding:
- a CDS encoding transposase: MVGLHFLKHTFNESDESMCAKWVENAYWQAFCGFEYFQHELPLHPTSLVKWRKRIGPERMETLLAAILDTGKRAGEVK
- a CDS encoding ankyrin repeat domain-containing protein gives rise to the protein MGLFDAILGNKCHNCGARVRVPLVAFGMMWVCPDCAPKMEKEREARRLENERLRREEREEARSREAQVAAEKAAADRRRRAEDLHAACAAGERDAVLRHLASGADVNERDWNGRTPLMMTAFGADVEMLKLLAGKGADLNAQNASGWTALHYAAAAGRAENARVLVEAGAARDIATSDGKGAAQLARDKGHDETAASIEQ
- a CDS encoding sugar kinase: MSIVVVGSVAYDTLATPYGRRERVLGGSASYFSLAASFFTPVRVVAVVGDDFDSADEALLAGKGIDLSGLSRAPGPTFHWTGEYHDDMNTAHTLDTRLGVFADFAPKLSEAHRGSPFVFLANIDPKLQGAVLDQMISPRIVAMDTMNYWITSALPGLRRTLARVDVLLVNDGEAKLLSGASNVMTAARRIREMGPRSVCIKRGEYGVIVFHEAGMFAVPAYPLETVVDPTGAGDSFGGAFLGYLASRGEATMDAMRTAAVYGSTVASFACEDFSVGPLVRLTRADIEERFELFRELTRF